A DNA window from Bacteroides cellulosilyticus contains the following coding sequences:
- a CDS encoding reverse transcriptase domain-containing protein, whose protein sequence is MRNPEQVLNILAGHSNEPEYKYERLYRILFNEQMFFVAYQRMYAKPGNMTPGTDGKTEDEMSIDRINKLIESIKDETYRPNPAKRIYIPKKNGKMRPLGIPSFEDKLVQEVVRMVLEAIYDGHFEWTSHGFRPNRSCHTALKSLQNNFNGTKWFIEGDIKGFFDNIAHDVLIEIMKGRIADDRFLRLIRKFLNAGYIEELQFNKTYSGTPQGGIISPILANIYLDKFDKYMDEYADKFNKGTIRSRNKDICKLNNRVHYLKRRINEVKDANERTKMAEELHEKQKRILTMPSGNDMDRNFRRLRYVRYADDFLIGVIGTKNECEKIKADITRFMQEKLRLEMSQEKTLITNAQDSAKFFGYEIYVRKDYATKRNSNGTVRRYFNGNVILHVSREVIKNKLLSLEAMKVVTKHGKETWVSKDRAYMIDNEAHEIVSQFNTEIRGFYNYYSIANNVSALGRSFGCIMKFSMYKTLAQKLNMSVRKVIETYRKDNLFAVPFVNKGGETKYRVFYNEGYARKTDCETAPSDNLPYMFKTPSLSLIERLTTKTCELCGKHGEVVMHHVRTLKELKGKNDWERKMLYMHRKTLVVCAECNAKIQSCGE, encoded by the coding sequence ATGAGAAATCCAGAGCAAGTATTAAACATTTTAGCTGGACACAGCAACGAGCCTGAGTATAAATACGAAAGGCTCTACCGTATTCTATTCAATGAACAAATGTTCTTTGTCGCCTACCAACGTATGTATGCAAAGCCGGGAAACATGACACCCGGCACAGATGGTAAAACAGAGGATGAAATGAGCATTGATAGGATAAACAAACTCATAGAGAGTATAAAGGATGAGACTTATAGGCCCAATCCTGCAAAGAGAATTTACATTCCGAAAAAGAATGGGAAGATGCGTCCGTTAGGAATACCGTCTTTTGAAGACAAATTGGTTCAAGAGGTAGTAAGAATGGTGCTTGAAGCCATATATGATGGACACTTTGAGTGGACATCGCACGGTTTCAGACCAAACCGAAGCTGCCACACAGCACTGAAAAGTCTACAAAACAATTTCAACGGTACAAAATGGTTCATTGAGGGAGATATAAAAGGCTTCTTTGACAACATAGCCCATGATGTGCTGATAGAAATAATGAAAGGTAGAATAGCAGATGACAGATTTCTTCGTCTGATACGGAAATTCCTCAATGCAGGGTACATAGAAGAGTTGCAATTCAACAAGACTTATTCAGGGACACCGCAAGGTGGTATCATAAGCCCTATTTTGGCAAATATATATCTTGACAAGTTCGATAAATACATGGATGAATATGCCGACAAATTCAATAAAGGGACAATAAGAAGTCGTAACAAGGACATTTGCAAACTCAACAACAGAGTACACTACCTAAAGCGTAGGATAAACGAAGTGAAGGATGCAAACGAAAGAACAAAAATGGCAGAAGAACTGCACGAAAAGCAGAAGCGGATACTAACAATGCCAAGTGGCAACGATATGGATAGAAATTTTCGCAGACTGAGATATGTGCGCTACGCTGATGATTTTCTAATCGGGGTTATCGGAACGAAAAACGAATGCGAGAAAATCAAAGCCGACATCACTAGGTTTATGCAGGAAAAGTTAAGGCTGGAGATGTCACAGGAAAAAACTTTGATTACAAATGCACAAGACAGCGCAAAATTTTTTGGTTACGAAATATATGTCCGTAAAGACTATGCCACAAAGAGAAACAGTAACGGAACAGTGCGCAGATACTTCAACGGGAATGTGATATTGCACGTTTCAAGAGAAGTAATCAAGAATAAACTGCTCAGCCTCGAAGCCATGAAAGTTGTCACCAAACACGGCAAGGAAACATGGGTGTCAAAAGACAGGGCTTATATGATTGACAATGAAGCGCACGAGATTGTATCTCAGTTCAATACCGAAATACGAGGGTTCTACAACTATTACTCAATAGCAAACAATGTATCGGCTTTGGGACGCTCTTTCGGTTGTATCATGAAGTTCTCCATGTACAAAACTCTTGCTCAAAAGCTGAATATGTCAGTGAGAAAAGTCATTGAAACATACCGTAAGGACAATCTCTTTGCCGTGCCTTTTGTAAACAAGGGAGGAGAAACCAAGTACAGGGTATTCTACAATGAGGGTTACGCCCGTAAAACGGATTGTGAAACAGCCCCAAGTGATAATCTGCCGTATATGTTCAAAACGCCATCGTTGAGTCTGATAGAAAGGCTTACAACAAAAACGTGCGAACTATGTGGCAAGCACGGAGAAGTGGTAATGCACCATGTCCGCACTCTCAAAGAGTTAAAAGGTAAAAATGACTGGGAACGCAAAATGCTCTATATGCACAGAAAGACTTTGGTCGTATGTGCGGAGTGTAACGCAAAAATCCAGAGCTGTGGTGAGTAA